The Leptospira licerasiae serovar Varillal str. VAR 010 genome includes a window with the following:
- the nadB gene encoding L-aspartate oxidase gives MPRIKTDFLVIGSGITGLFQALKLSNVGQTVIVTKKSDYESNTNYAQGGIASVFAQGDKFEDHVKDTLESGAGLCDPEAVRVLVQEGPPLVKELLEYGVPFNLNQEGEFDLHREGGHGTNRIVHAHDRTGHEIEKTLLQIVKQNQNIRILEYHTVVDLITPHHLKKKGLICFGAYVLSSHTGEIIPILAKKTIIASGGSGQVYSHTTNPKIATGDGVACAYRAGAEIRNMEFYQFHPTSLYHEKGDSFLISEAVRGKGAVLLGMDGEPFMKKYHPMADLATRDIVARAIDAEMKKSGDPHVWLDISHRPATEIKESFPSIYAKCLELGIDITTDPIPVVPAAHFMCGGIATDLWGKTRIENLFAAGEASCTGVHGGNRLASNSLLECLVFSNRIAEEIRKNPPDFLPEHDQIPAWDKEGLVNTEEWVLISHDLSEIKNTMSNYVGIVRSNLRLERAKRRMDLIYAEVRDYYNRTIVTNPLLELRNLVLVAELIIRSALARHESRGLHYSTDYPENRSPSRHDTILINDLVHGDLQ, from the coding sequence ATGCCAAGAATTAAAACCGATTTTTTAGTCATCGGGAGCGGTATTACCGGTCTTTTCCAAGCTTTAAAACTTTCTAATGTCGGACAAACGGTGATCGTGACTAAGAAGTCCGATTATGAGTCCAATACAAATTACGCCCAAGGTGGGATCGCCTCGGTCTTTGCCCAAGGAGACAAATTCGAGGACCACGTAAAAGATACCTTGGAATCCGGGGCAGGTCTTTGCGATCCGGAAGCGGTTCGAGTTCTCGTACAAGAAGGTCCACCACTAGTCAAAGAACTTTTAGAATACGGCGTTCCATTCAACCTGAATCAAGAGGGAGAATTCGATCTGCACAGAGAAGGCGGGCATGGAACAAATCGTATTGTTCATGCTCACGATAGAACCGGTCACGAGATCGAAAAAACCCTCCTACAGATCGTAAAACAAAACCAAAACATTAGAATATTAGAATACCATACTGTTGTTGACCTGATTACTCCTCACCATCTCAAAAAGAAGGGACTTATCTGCTTCGGTGCTTACGTTCTTTCCAGCCATACAGGAGAGATCATTCCGATCCTTGCAAAAAAAACGATCATCGCAAGCGGTGGGTCCGGACAGGTATACTCCCATACTACCAATCCAAAGATCGCTACCGGAGACGGAGTTGCCTGTGCGTATAGGGCGGGTGCAGAGATCAGAAATATGGAATTTTACCAGTTCCATCCCACTTCCCTTTATCATGAAAAAGGCGACTCTTTTCTGATCTCGGAAGCGGTTCGAGGAAAAGGCGCCGTATTGCTCGGAATGGACGGAGAGCCATTCATGAAAAAATACCATCCAATGGCTGACCTTGCAACAAGAGATATAGTCGCAAGAGCAATTGACGCAGAAATGAAGAAGTCGGGAGATCCTCATGTTTGGTTGGATATTTCACATAGACCGGCTACCGAGATAAAAGAATCCTTTCCTTCTATTTATGCGAAATGTTTAGAACTCGGAATAGATATCACTACGGATCCGATCCCTGTTGTGCCTGCCGCCCACTTCATGTGTGGAGGGATCGCAACTGACCTTTGGGGAAAAACAAGGATAGAGAATTTATTCGCAGCGGGAGAAGCTTCCTGCACAGGAGTCCATGGCGGGAACCGTTTAGCATCTAATAGTTTGTTGGAATGTTTAGTATTCTCCAATCGTATAGCGGAAGAGATTCGCAAAAATCCGCCTGATTTCCTACCTGAGCATGATCAAATCCCTGCATGGGACAAAGAAGGACTTGTGAATACGGAAGAATGGGTATTGATCTCTCATGATCTTTCGGAGATCAAAAACACGATGTCCAATTACGTGGGAATTGTTCGTTCCAATCTTCGTTTAGAAAGAGCAAAAAGAAGAATGGACCTCATCTATGCAGAGGTCAGAGACTATTATAACAGGACAATAGTCACAAACCCTTTATTAGAACTTCGTAATTTGGTGTTGGTTGCCGAATTGATTATTCGTTCCGCTCTTGCCAGACACGAAAGTAGAGGCCT
- a CDS encoding S41 family peptidase encodes MKSLRSFSLSFLSVILCTSIFFCQPSSGNSKTTADFTLKDFDSVVKTVEGNYIDKNIDKNRAYKDAAVFALLSLPHGLYLYPESYFTDREKYEEADEIFPGKSFKLSPEDKFVLFDPDYKEVEKIRDKKLKEESNKPKLSNDEVLKLVEREKVRKKVLTAKWEQTNFSKKDFDRVLAYLEKNLQNYTTPPLKDPFGEEDPKEKEPFTIKDVYLAAANGYLSSLDPHSQVFLKAAWEESMAKIEDGSFEGIGAILSGGGNKEVIVENPLEGRPAVTAGVRAGDVILAVDGKSTKGMLLDKVVERIKGKKGSKVVLTIRRKGVAGTLSIEVIRDTIEIRNITSKLIDNHPYIGYIKLTGFVKSDPSVDKEFVQHFKELEKQSTAKGTKLKALVLDLRNNPGGYLDLAIDLADMFVTNGLIVSVKSPNRSPEDSNAGKKDLTDLPVAVLINAKSASASEIVASALKHHGRGLILGERSFGKATVQKLQELRGNGAYYIKLTQSRYYAPSGNTIQVVGVKPDVDVSAEEDGSFPFHYREENMWNHLPELPSSAEEKSHFDVKKLEGWVKSNGQAEKFIQEHKNDPIKPDFQLIRSIDYVEALLSTGPKRK; translated from the coding sequence TTGAAAAGCTTGAGATCCTTCTCCTTATCCTTTCTCTCCGTTATCTTATGTACGAGCATCTTCTTCTGCCAACCTTCTTCCGGAAATTCCAAGACCACGGCAGATTTCACTCTCAAAGATTTTGACAGCGTAGTCAAGACCGTTGAGGGAAACTATATAGATAAAAATATAGATAAAAACCGCGCCTATAAGGACGCAGCGGTTTTTGCACTTCTATCTTTGCCACATGGCCTTTATCTGTATCCGGAAAGTTATTTTACCGATCGAGAAAAATACGAAGAAGCGGACGAGATTTTTCCGGGTAAATCTTTCAAACTTTCTCCTGAGGACAAATTCGTTCTATTCGATCCGGACTATAAAGAAGTAGAGAAGATCCGGGACAAAAAACTGAAAGAAGAGTCCAACAAACCTAAACTTTCTAACGACGAAGTCCTGAAACTTGTAGAAAGGGAGAAGGTCCGCAAAAAAGTACTCACCGCTAAATGGGAACAGACCAATTTTTCTAAAAAAGACTTCGATAGAGTTCTGGCATATCTAGAAAAAAATCTACAAAACTACACTACTCCTCCACTCAAAGATCCGTTTGGAGAAGAAGATCCTAAAGAAAAAGAACCGTTTACGATCAAAGATGTGTATTTAGCAGCGGCTAACGGTTATCTTTCTTCTTTAGATCCTCATAGCCAAGTATTCCTAAAAGCTGCCTGGGAAGAATCCATGGCAAAGATCGAAGACGGGAGTTTCGAAGGGATCGGAGCAATCTTAAGTGGCGGCGGTAATAAAGAAGTTATCGTTGAAAATCCCTTGGAAGGAAGACCTGCAGTCACTGCCGGGGTTCGCGCAGGGGATGTGATCTTAGCAGTGGATGGAAAATCCACCAAAGGAATGCTGCTGGACAAAGTAGTTGAAAGGATTAAAGGCAAAAAAGGATCCAAAGTAGTTCTGACCATCCGAAGAAAAGGAGTGGCAGGGACTCTAAGTATCGAAGTGATCCGAGATACGATCGAGATCCGAAATATCACAAGCAAGTTGATAGACAATCATCCTTATATCGGATATATCAAGTTGACAGGTTTCGTAAAATCAGATCCTTCCGTTGATAAAGAATTTGTACAACATTTCAAAGAGTTAGAGAAACAATCTACCGCCAAAGGAACCAAGCTGAAGGCATTAGTATTGGATCTCAGAAATAACCCTGGAGGTTATTTGGATCTTGCAATCGATCTTGCGGATATGTTTGTTACGAACGGACTCATCGTTTCCGTAAAAAGTCCCAATAGAAGTCCTGAAGATTCTAACGCAGGCAAAAAGGATCTGACGGATCTACCTGTTGCGGTTTTGATCAACGCTAAGTCCGCGTCTGCCTCCGAAATCGTAGCTTCTGCACTCAAACATCATGGTCGCGGTTTGATCCTGGGAGAGAGATCTTTCGGAAAAGCTACAGTTCAAAAACTGCAAGAGCTAAGAGGAAACGGCGCCTACTATATCAAACTCACTCAATCCAGATACTATGCACCTTCCGGGAACACCATCCAAGTAGTCGGAGTCAAACCTGATGTGGATGTTTCTGCAGAAGAAGACGGTAGTTTCCCGTTCCATTATCGTGAAGAGAACATGTGGAACCATCTTCCCGAGTTACCCTCTTCCGCTGAGGAAAAAAGCCATTTCGACGTGAAAAAACTGGAAGGCTGGGTGAAATCTAACGGACAAGCGGAGAAATTCATCCAAGAACATAAGAACGATCCGATCAAGCCGGATTTCCAATTGATTCGCTCCATTGACTACGTAGAGGCTCTTCTAAGCACAGGCCCAAAACGTAAGTAA
- a CDS encoding pyridoxine 5'-phosphate synthase: MVHLSVNVNKIATLRNSRGGNHPDLIHLSKLILDSGAHGITVHPREDERHIKKKDVFDLREFLALYNADKKKKIEYNIEGEPSPRFLDLVLEAKPDQATLVPVTPGEITSDHGFDLKKDSSELKTYIKKIQNAGIRVSIFMETDLENLKLVKDTGADRVEFYTGPYAHAFDHSPEEGKLIFGSFRKAAEFLQTQKIGINAGHDLDHFNLPLFSGLPGLEEVSIGHRLMSYALEIGLEAAVKEYLKALTQR, encoded by the coding sequence ATGGTCCATCTGAGCGTAAATGTAAACAAAATTGCTACTTTGAGAAACTCCAGAGGCGGAAATCATCCGGACCTGATCCATCTGTCTAAATTGATCTTGGATTCCGGCGCTCACGGAATTACGGTCCATCCCAGAGAAGACGAAAGGCATATAAAGAAGAAGGATGTATTCGATCTGAGGGAGTTCCTTGCTCTCTACAATGCGGATAAAAAGAAAAAGATAGAATATAACATAGAAGGAGAACCTTCTCCCCGGTTTTTAGATCTTGTTCTGGAAGCAAAGCCGGACCAGGCAACGTTAGTCCCGGTTACCCCGGGTGAGATCACTTCGGACCATGGTTTTGATCTGAAGAAGGATTCCTCGGAATTAAAAACTTATATCAAAAAGATCCAAAATGCTGGAATTCGCGTTTCTATCTTCATGGAAACGGATTTAGAGAATCTTAAATTAGTAAAAGATACAGGTGCTGACCGTGTAGAATTTTACACAGGCCCGTATGCACACGCTTTCGATCATTCTCCGGAAGAAGGGAAATTAATCTTCGGATCTTTTAGAAAAGCCGCAGAGTTCCTACAAACTCAGAAAATTGGGATCAATGCGGGACATGACCTCGACCATTTCAATCTTCCGTTATTCTCCGGGCTCCCAGGCTTGGAAGAAGTGTCCATAGGCCATAGACTCATGTCCTATGCGCTTGAAATTGGGTTAGAAGCCGCAGTGAAGGAATATTTGAAGGCACTGACACAGAGGTAG